The Desulfurispira natronophila genome includes a region encoding these proteins:
- a CDS encoding DivIVA domain-containing protein: MEPAIPEFETAFRGYDKEQVEGYITDLQEKIIQLNQHNHDLQERLDAIIGDEKMIKDTLYQAQRYTENVKREADDHKRQVMEEASSLQKKLREEVEQKRQFMEHGLQEMMNRYSSALKELKFVFNSGVVFTEQMEAKYRRLCSDVKADGKQEDETRFALLDTDSSAENKSEDDDLDPLLSAFGESLTDPDEQVENSRQVPEERETEKAARDSDSGNSISTSGEGQYSEEELDRFLRSLRDGEDEKKS; encoded by the coding sequence ATGGAACCTGCAATTCCCGAGTTTGAGACCGCGTTCAGAGGCTACGACAAGGAGCAGGTGGAGGGGTATATCACCGACCTGCAAGAGAAGATCATCCAGCTCAACCAGCACAATCACGACTTGCAGGAGCGCCTTGATGCCATTATAGGCGATGAAAAGATGATAAAGGACACCCTCTATCAGGCTCAGCGCTATACCGAAAATGTCAAACGCGAAGCCGATGATCACAAACGTCAGGTGATGGAAGAGGCCAGCAGCCTGCAAAAGAAGTTGCGGGAAGAGGTTGAGCAAAAACGCCAGTTCATGGAGCATGGCCTGCAAGAGATGATGAATCGCTACAGCAGTGCCCTCAAGGAGCTTAAGTTTGTTTTTAACTCCGGTGTCGTCTTCACGGAGCAGATGGAGGCAAAGTATCGTCGGCTGTGTTCAGATGTGAAGGCGGATGGAAAGCAGGAGGATGAAACCCGCTTTGCCCTGCTGGATACTGACTCGTCAGCGGAAAATAAGTCCGAGGACGACGATCTTGATCCCCTTCTCAGTGCGTTTGGCGAAAGCCTGACCGACCCGGATGAGCAAGTGGAGAACTCCAGGCAGGTTCCCGAGGAAAGAGAGACGGAAAAAGCAGCCAGAGATTCTGACTCTGGAAACTCCATATCAACTTCAGGCGAGGGGCAGTACAGCGAAGAAGAGTTGGATCGCTTCCTGCGCTCTCTCCGTGACGGAGAGGACGAGAAGAAATCGTAA
- a CDS encoding response regulator, with amino-acid sequence MKNITILICEDEPMIREIMESFFSRRAGRVLVAVDGQQGLDLFESHQPDVVLTDLKMPAIDGIALARHIRSQGSTPVVMITAHSEKELMHEATLAGINDFLHKPIDLEEAERIVKRLIAG; translated from the coding sequence ATGAAGAATATTACCATCCTCATTTGCGAGGACGAGCCCATGATCCGCGAGATAATGGAAAGCTTTTTTTCTCGGCGGGCGGGCCGGGTCCTGGTTGCCGTAGATGGGCAGCAGGGTTTGGATCTTTTTGAGTCTCACCAGCCGGATGTGGTGCTCACAGATTTGAAAATGCCAGCTATTGATGGTATCGCCCTGGCACGACATATTCGCAGTCAGGGTTCAACACCAGTGGTAATGATTACCGCTCACAGCGAAAAGGAGTTGATGCACGAAGCGACCTTGGCCGGTATAAACGACTTCCTTCATAAGCCTATTGATCTTGAGGAGGCTGAGAGGATTGTCAAGCGTCTGATAGCTGGTTAG
- a CDS encoding YggT family protein has protein sequence MSHMTGSFLGAIISTLSFVINIYAWILIARVFMSWINPDPGNPVVQFIYRITEPVLEPFRRFIPPIAGIDFSPIVVFILIRFLENLLLGSLRVY, from the coding sequence ATGAGTCACATGACCGGTAGTTTTCTGGGAGCTATCATCAGCACCCTCAGTTTTGTTATCAACATTTATGCTTGGATACTGATTGCCCGTGTCTTTATGTCGTGGATCAATCCGGATCCCGGCAACCCGGTAGTACAGTTTATCTATCGCATTACCGAGCCAGTCCTGGAGCCTTTCCGTCGCTTTATTCCCCCCATTGCCGGAATCGACTTTTCGCCTATTGTCGTCTTTATCCTCATACGCTTCCTGGAGAATCTGCTCCTGGGTTCACTGCGCGTCTACTAA
- the mtnA gene encoding S-methyl-5-thioribose-1-phosphate isomerase, translating into MIATLSYDTTAHELQLLDQRILPSVVEYVTCRTSSDVAQAIATMVVRGAPAIGVTAAYGVLLGAREAMADNDPARAMSRVFDSLAASRPTAVNLFWALERMRQVYLQHSPLRQSTLDALQCEALRIHQQDVEDNRCLGDHGAQLLPDRGTVLTHCNAGALATAGYGTALGVIRSAVAMGKELQVYATETRPFLQGARLTAFELQQDRIPVTLICDNMVGAMMAQGKIQSVVVGADRIAANGDTANKIGTYGIAVLAMAHGVPFYVAAPSSTIDRAMTSGKNIVIEQREPSEVTHFMGYPVAPEGIAVENPSFDLTPAKYISAIITERGVLKPPFAELKSSC; encoded by the coding sequence ATGATCGCTACCCTCAGTTACGACACTACCGCTCATGAGTTGCAGCTGCTGGACCAGCGTATTCTTCCTTCCGTGGTGGAGTACGTTACCTGCCGTACCAGCAGTGACGTGGCTCAGGCCATCGCCACCATGGTGGTACGCGGCGCGCCGGCCATAGGAGTCACTGCTGCTTACGGGGTTCTTCTGGGGGCACGGGAGGCAATGGCAGATAATGACCCAGCTCGTGCTATGAGCAGGGTTTTTGACAGTCTGGCTGCGTCTCGCCCCACGGCAGTCAACCTCTTTTGGGCTCTGGAACGTATGCGGCAGGTGTACCTTCAGCACAGTCCCCTTCGCCAGTCCACCCTTGATGCCTTGCAGTGCGAAGCTTTGAGGATTCACCAGCAGGACGTGGAAGATAATCGCTGCCTTGGAGATCACGGGGCTCAGCTCTTGCCGGATCGTGGGACTGTGCTAACGCATTGTAATGCTGGCGCTCTGGCTACCGCGGGCTATGGCACGGCATTGGGAGTGATTCGCAGCGCGGTGGCTATGGGTAAGGAACTACAGGTTTACGCTACAGAAACTCGCCCCTTTTTGCAGGGGGCACGTCTGACCGCTTTTGAGCTGCAGCAGGACCGTATTCCCGTTACCCTTATTTGCGACAATATGGTGGGGGCCATGATGGCCCAAGGGAAGATACAGTCTGTAGTGGTAGGAGCGGATCGCATTGCTGCCAATGGGGATACTGCCAACAAGATTGGTACCTACGGCATTGCTGTATTGGCGATGGCTCACGGTGTTCCCTTTTACGTTGCTGCTCCCAGCTCAACGATTGACAGAGCTATGACCAGTGGCAAAAATATCGTCATTGAGCAGCGAGAGCCCTCGGAAGTGACCCACTTTATGGGTTATCCGGTAGCGCCGGAGGGTATCGCAGTGGAAAACCCCTCCTTTGACCTTACCCCTGCCAAGTATATCAGCGCCATAATCACGGAACGTGGTGTGTTAAAGCCTCCTTTTGCCGAGCTGAAAAGCAGCTGCTGA
- a CDS encoding YggS family pyridoxal phosphate-dependent enzyme, which translates to MDGAKGRYLKLYEEIATKAQQLGQPEPTLVAVSKTFGPEAIAELYEAGCRDFGENRLHEFSPKAASLPNDIRWHFVGQLQSRKAKDVIGIAHMVHSLDRTSLATAMSHQAQKQGVVQQCLLQVNIGQEPQKGGLLPEDLASFARQLLSLEGIVPMGLMCLPPADEDPRPHFRRLRQLCSQLHEDGLLAARELSMGMSSDYAIAMEEGSTMLRVGSHIFGDRS; encoded by the coding sequence ATGGATGGAGCGAAGGGGCGCTACCTTAAGCTTTATGAAGAGATAGCTACCAAGGCACAACAGTTGGGTCAGCCGGAGCCAACATTGGTGGCTGTCTCCAAGACCTTTGGGCCAGAAGCTATTGCTGAGCTTTACGAAGCGGGATGTCGCGATTTTGGCGAAAATCGTCTGCACGAGTTTTCCCCCAAGGCAGCCAGCCTGCCAAACGATATTCGTTGGCACTTTGTAGGGCAGCTGCAAAGCCGCAAGGCCAAAGATGTCATTGGCATTGCCCATATGGTGCACTCTCTGGATCGCACTTCCCTGGCTACGGCCATGAGTCATCAGGCGCAGAAACAGGGCGTGGTTCAGCAGTGCCTCTTGCAGGTCAATATTGGACAGGAGCCACAAAAAGGCGGCTTGCTGCCGGAAGATTTGGCCTCCTTTGCCCGTCAGCTGTTATCTCTGGAAGGTATTGTCCCTATGGGTCTGATGTGTCTGCCACCGGCAGATGAGGATCCCCGCCCCCACTTTCGCCGCTTGCGTCAGCTCTGCTCCCAGTTGCACGAAGATGGACTGCTGGCAGCCAGGGAGCTGTCCATGGGCATGAGCAGTGACTATGCCATAGCCATGGAAGAAGGAAGTACCATGTTGCGAGTGGGTTCACACATATTTGGGGATCGCAGCTGA
- the proC gene encoding pyrroline-5-carboxylate reductase, with translation MYKFSFIGSGNMAEALIKGLLQQPGMQPGDVLCCDTDTQRLQLLQERYGNLATSTAALDALQAQVTILSVKPPFIGAVAAEISQGAGPDNLIVSVAAGIPLSYLERQLPGCKIIRAMPNTAALVGAGVTAYTPNAQVSAEERQQVQEFFSGVGLACELPEAQLDVVTALSGGGPAYLCLVAEALSDAGVRLGLPRAAASSLAAQVLAGTGKMIQSSAEHPAVLRENVCSPGGTTIEGVAVLEEHAVRGAFMQAVEAAHTKAQQLGELYESHDR, from the coding sequence GTGTACAAGTTTTCTTTTATCGGTTCCGGAAATATGGCAGAGGCTCTTATTAAGGGGCTATTACAGCAGCCAGGTATGCAGCCAGGGGACGTTCTTTGCTGCGACACTGATACCCAGCGGCTTCAGCTCCTGCAGGAGCGTTACGGAAACCTTGCCACTTCCACCGCAGCACTGGATGCCCTGCAGGCGCAAGTCACCATTCTGAGTGTCAAACCACCTTTCATCGGTGCTGTGGCAGCGGAAATATCACAAGGAGCAGGCCCAGACAATTTGATTGTCTCTGTGGCTGCCGGTATTCCCCTGAGCTACCTTGAGCGGCAGCTGCCAGGCTGTAAAATTATACGCGCCATGCCCAATACCGCAGCTCTGGTTGGGGCTGGTGTAACCGCTTATACCCCCAATGCCCAGGTAAGTGCTGAAGAGCGACAGCAGGTTCAGGAGTTCTTCTCTGGGGTGGGTTTGGCCTGTGAGTTGCCGGAGGCTCAACTGGATGTGGTGACGGCTCTGAGTGGCGGGGGACCTGCCTACCTGTGTCTGGTAGCTGAAGCCCTTAGCGATGCCGGAGTTCGTCTGGGCTTGCCACGTGCTGCAGCTTCGTCATTGGCGGCGCAGGTGTTGGCGGGTACCGGCAAAATGATTCAGTCAAGCGCAGAGCACCCGGCAGTACTGCGAGAGAATGTCTGCAGTCCCGGCGGTACAACCATCGAGGGGGTCGCCGTGCTGGAAGAGCACGCCGTGCGGGGAGCCTTTATGCAGGCTGTCGAAGCCGCCCATACTAAAGCACAGCAATTAGGAGAGTTATATGAGTCACATGACCGGTAG
- a CDS encoding laccase domain-containing protein has translation MFHTCTESPIEYLYSDNAAPWLCHGFTSARKGHSQGAFARGNLSFGVGDDPAAVQRNWDELNAFLGTQSISIPRQVHGVTCIHLTEPRPGLSVEADALWTDRDQLAIGVMTADCVPVVLQLADHQGKGLAVAAIHAGWRSALDNISFYCLQQIRSAYPSLDFSHSQAFIGPSICQHCYEVSHDLADQFCQAGYDQAVSRRKGHSFLDLWRVTVLQLMKLGFARNNIDLAARCTRCDEGFFSHRKNPQTGRELAFVWMERRGATLSFMKR, from the coding sequence GTGTTTCATACCTGTACGGAATCACCCATAGAATATCTCTACTCCGATAATGCGGCACCTTGGTTGTGCCACGGTTTTACATCGGCCCGCAAAGGGCATAGCCAGGGAGCATTTGCCCGTGGCAATCTCTCCTTTGGGGTAGGGGACGATCCTGCTGCGGTGCAACGCAACTGGGATGAGCTGAACGCTTTTCTCGGTACTCAATCCATTTCGATTCCTCGCCAGGTTCACGGCGTTACCTGCATTCATCTGACCGAACCTCGGCCCGGCCTGTCTGTCGAAGCTGATGCGTTGTGGACAGATCGCGATCAACTGGCTATTGGTGTCATGACGGCTGACTGCGTTCCTGTTGTGCTGCAGCTGGCAGATCATCAGGGAAAAGGGCTGGCAGTGGCCGCCATTCACGCTGGGTGGCGTAGCGCCCTGGATAATATCTCTTTTTACTGCCTGCAACAAATCCGCTCTGCTTACCCTTCGCTTGATTTTTCCCACAGCCAAGCTTTTATCGGCCCCTCCATCTGTCAACATTGCTATGAAGTCAGCCATGACCTGGCGGATCAATTTTGCCAGGCTGGCTATGACCAGGCGGTTTCCCGGCGCAAGGGCCACTCTTTTCTTGATTTGTGGCGTGTGACCGTATTACAATTGATGAAATTGGGCTTTGCCCGCAATAATATCGATTTGGCTGCCCGCTGCACCAGGTGTGACGAAGGATTTTTTTCCCATCGCAAAAACCCGCAAACGGGCCGGGAGTTGGCATTTGTATGGATGGAGCGAAGGGGCGCTACCTTAAGCTTTATGAAGAGATAG